One Senegalimassilia faecalis genomic window, CGACCGCTACGTAGGCTACCAATACCTGGCGCGCCTTGCCCGCATGGAAGAGCTGATCTTGCACCAGCGCTCGCTGCGCGCCAAGATTCGCCAGCATTGGATTCGCTGGCGCACGTTCGGAAGGCGAAGCCTGCACGAGATCATACACAAGGTGCCCGGTGCCGAACTGAGCGAGAATGCCCAGACCACGCGCCAGCTGCAAATTAAATGCTACGAGCACGTGCTCAGCAAGCTGCATGAAGAGATGGCCGGCGATTCGTCCGCAAACGCCGAGGACATCTCGAAGCTGCTCATCGAGTACCAGCGCCTTTTGCGCACGCTGCGCGCTGCAGCCCCCTCCATCACCACGTTCACGAAGACGCAGGACAAAACCACCGACATCGAACGCATGGCGCTTGAAATCGAGCTTGAGCAGATAGAAACGCGCTACGACGACGGCGAGCTTTCCCGCGCCGCCGCCAAACGCTTGCGCGAGAACGTGAACCTCATGCAGATGGACCTTGAGGATAAGGTGTAGAGAACGAAAGCGGCCGCCCTGTTGGGCGGCCGCTTTCGTTAGCGGTTACTTGTTCGCCAGGTTACATGCGCTCGGGCGCGGACACGCCGATGAGGCTGAGCGTCAGTGCCAGCACGGTGCGGGCGGCGTCGGCCAGGGCCAAACGCGCATTCTGCACGGCAGGCTCTTCGCCGATGATATGGCAGTTCGTATAGAACTGGTGGAACAGACCGGCCAGCTCCTGCGCGTAGTGCGTCAGGCGGAACGGGGCGCGGTCGCGCGCGGCCAGGGCCACCAATTCGCCAAAGTCGTCCATCTTGCGCATGAGCGCAATCTCAGACTCGTGCGTAAGCGGGGAAAGGTCCACGTCTGCCGGAATGACTTTCGCGGCCAGCTCGTCGGCGGACAGGTCCTCGGCGCCTTCGCCGGCGGCCTTGCGCAGCACCGAGCAGATGCGCGCATGAGCATACTGCACGTAGTACACCGGGTTGGAGTTGTCCTTCTTCTTCGCAACCTCGATATCGAAGTCGATGGGCTGGTCGGAAGAACGAGACAGCATGAGGAAGCGCGTTGCGTCAACGCCCACCTCGTCGATGAGCTCGGCGAACGTGACCATCTCGCCCGTACGCTTCGACATACGCACGGCCTCGCCGTCGCGGAACAGGTTCACCAACTGGCCAAGCACCACCTCAAGCGCGCCCGGGTAGCCCCATGCGGCAAGCATGGCCTCGCAGCGCTTGATGTAGCCGTGGTGATCGGCGCCCCACAGGTCGATGAGGTGCTCGAAGCCGCGCTGCATCTTGTTGTAGTGATACGCTACATCGGACATGAAGTACGTGTACTCGCCGTTTTCCTTCAGCAGCACGCGGTCCTTGTCGTCGCCGAAATCCGTGGAGCGGAACCACGTAGCGCCGTCCTTCTCGTACAGGTAGCCCTTCTCATTCATGACAGCCAGCGAACGGGTGACGGCAGATTCGCCGGACTCGTCGGGCACGTACAGGCTGCGCTCGCTGAACCACGTGTCGAACGTGGTACCGAAGTTCGTCAGCGTGTTGCGCGCCAGGTCAAGCATCTCTTTATACGCGATCTCGCGGAAAGCGGCCATGCGCTCTTCGTCGCTGACGCTCTCCCACTTGTTGCCGTCGCGGTCGATGATGTTCTGGGCGATATCCTTCACATAGCCGCCGCCATAGCACTTCTCAGGCATCTCGACGTCATGACCGAGCAGCTGCATGTAACGAACGGACACGGAGTTGCCGAACACGTCCATCTGCACACCATGGTCATTGATGTAGTATTCCTCGGACACGTCGTAGCCAGCGTGGCGCATGACGCGCGCCATGGCATCGCCGAGCGTGGCCCAGCGGCCATGGCCCACATGCATGGGGCCCGTGGGGTTGGCGGACACGTATTCCAGGTTGATCTTGTGGGGAGTGCCCTCGGGAAGCGTGCCCTTGCCGAAATCGCTGCGTTGCTCACGCACGCGAGCGGCAACGGCCTGGAACGCCGAAGGAGCCAGCTTGATGTTGATGAAGCCCGGGCCGGCGATGTCGGTGGAGGCGATCATAGTGTTCTCGGGCAGGTGGTCGACGATGATCTGGGCGATATCGCGCGGAGCCTTGTGCGCCAGCTTTGCGCTGCGCATGGCCACGGTAGAGGCCCAGTCGCCGTTGGACAGGTCGCGAGGACGCTCGAGCGCTGGAGCAGGACGCTCGGCCAGCTCCAGCGAACCGTCTTCGCAAGCCGCGGCGATGGAAGCCGCAAAAAGGTTTTCAAGTTCTTCGCGAATTTGCATAGTGCTAAATCTTCCTTAAGCTTGCTCTGAATACATATAGTTTGGCATCATACCATGTTTTTCCGGATTGGCCCCGCCCGCACCCCCTCAAGGCAACAGGGTCAACAAAACCGCAAAGCTCCCCAGCTGATAGCTGGGGAGCTTGCAGTGTCCGCGCGAGAGAAACGCGTGGACAAGGGCTTAGGAGGTGCGGCAGGGCATGCGCACGCACTGCCGCGAATAATCAGGGGTCCCGCGGCCGGTAAGGGCCGCGGGAGATTCGCATCTGCGAGAGGGGTCTGTCGCAGCGCGTATGCGCACAAAGGCGATGGTTAGGGGGGTCGCCTTTTGCGCAGGAGGCATCACAAGCGCAAGTAATCGCTTACGCGGTGATGACGGTGCCCGTCTTGCCCTCCAGGCCGGCGGCGGCGCACTCGAGCGAGGTGATGAGGGCCTTGCCCTGCGGGTAGGCCTCGACGTACTCGATGCAGGCCTCGACCTTGGGGAGCATCGAGCCGGGGGCGAACTGGCCCTCCTCGATGTACTTGCGGGCCTCGGCGACCGTCATGGAGGAGAGCTCCTGCTGGTCGGGCTTGTTGAAGTTGATGCACACCTTCTCGACGGCGGTCAGGATCACCAGCATGTCGGCGCCGAAGTCGGCGGCCAGCTTGGCCGAGCTGCGGTCCTTGTCGATGACGGCGGGCACGCCCTCGTAGCCGTCCTCGGTCTCGAAGACCGGCACCCCGCCGCCGCCGGTGGACACCACGATGTAGCCGGCGTCCATGAGGTCCTTGACGGCGTCGAACTCGACGATGCGCTGAGGCTTCGGGGAGGCCACCACCTGGCGCCAGCCGCGGCCGGCGTCCTCCTTGAACGTCCAGCCGGTCTCGGCGGCCTTGGCCTTTGCCTCCTCCTCGGTCATGAACGCGCCGACGGGCTTGGTGGGGTTCTGGAACGCCGGGTCGTCCGGGGAGACGACGGTCTGGGTGATGACGTTGGCCGTGGAGCGCATGATGCCGCGGGCCTTGAGGTCGTTCAGGATGGCCTGCGACAGCTGGTAGCCGATGTAGCCCTGGGACATGGCGCCGGCCTCGGGGAACGGCATCTCGGGCGTCTTGCCGTCGTTGGCGGCGGCGTAGGCGAACGCGTTGTTGATCATGCCGACCTGCGGGCCGTTGCCGTGGGACACCACGACGTTGACGCCGTCGCCGACCATGTCGACGATGTGCTTGGCGGTGTTCTTCACCAGCTCGAGCTGCTCCTGCGGCGTGTTGCCCAGGGCGTTGCCGCCCAGGGCGATGACTACGGAAGGACCTTCACCTTTTGCGTAGGGCATGATGTGCCTCCTTTTGGGAATAAAAAAGCCAACCCATGAAAATGGGACGTGAAAACGTCATAGGTTGGCAAGGATTACGTGATGCAATTCGTTCCGCCGCCCAGCGTGGGCGGCGGAACGTGGGATGAAGAGACTTAGCTCAGGGTTGCGTACATAACAGCCTTGATGGTGTGCATACGGTTCTCAGCCTCGTCGAACACCTTGGACTGCTTGGACTCGAACACCTCGTCGGAGACTTCCATCTCGGTGATGCCGAACTGCTCGGCCTTCTGAGCACCGATGGTGGTGTTGGTGTCATGGAAGCTGGGCAGGCAGTGCAGGAAGATAGCCTCGGGCTTGGCCAGGGCCATGACTTCCTTCGTCACGCGATAGGGCTCCAGGTTCTTGATGCGCTCAGCCCAGACCTCGTCCGGCTCGCCCATGGACACCCACACGTCGGTGTAGATGACGTCGGCGCCGGTGCAGCCCTCGGTCACGTCAGCGGTCAGCTTGACGGTGCAGCCGTTCTCGGCAGCGATGGCGCGGCACTCCTCCACCAGGTCGGCGTCGGGCCAGTTGGTCTCGGGGGCGCAAGCGACGAAGTTCATGCCGAGCTTCGCGCACACGACCATCATGGAGCGGGCAACGTTGTTGGCGGCGTCAGCCATGAACACGACGGTGCGGCCCTTCAGGTCATAGTTGAAGTTCTCCTGCATGGTCAGCACGTCGGCCAGCATCTGGGTGGGATGCCACTCGGTGGTCAGGCCGTTCCACACCGGCACGCCAGCGTTGGCAGCCAGGTCCTCGACGTCGGTCTGAGCAAAGCCGCGGAACTCGATGCCGTCATAGAAGCGGCCGAGCACGCGAGCGGTATCCTCGATGGACTCCTTCTTGCCCATCTGGGAGCTGTTGGGGTCAAGGTAGGTGACGCCCATGCCCAGGTCCATAGCGCCAACTTCGAAGGCGCAGCGGGTGCGGGTAGAGGTCTTCTGGAACAGCAGCACGATGTTCTTGCCCTCAAGGTAGCGATGCGGCACGCCGGCACGCTTCATGTCCTTGAAGTTCTTGGACAGCTTCAGCAGGTACTCGATCTCCTCGGTAGAGAAGTCCAAAAGACGCAGGAAATGACGACCGCTCAGGCTTACAGGCATGATGATTCCTTTCGATAGCAAGTTATCAACAACTCTTTATATGCAGGCCGCGCCAAGTTTCGGCCTGCTGTTTTGACCGGGGCACATGCGCACGCGCCCCGGAAAAAACCAAACATAGAACCCGATTGCTCGGGGGGTTGGCGTCCTTTTCAGGAACGCCCATTGTCCGCCAAATCGGACGTTTGCGCTAGTCCTCGCGCCAGATGGGCATGGACATGCAGCGCGGGCCGCCACGGCCGCGGGACAGCTCGGCCGACGGGATCTCGATGACGTCGATGTTGTTCTTACGCAGCAGCGCGTTCGTAACATCGTTGCGCTCGTAGACCACCACGCGACCAGGTGCGATGCACAGGGTGTTCGAGCCGTCGTTCCACTGCTCGCGCTCGGCCGCGATGCGGTCGCCACCTGCGCAGGGAATGAGGGTAACGGGCATGCCGACGTACTTCTCGAGGACTTCCTCAAGCGTGCCGGACGTTTCCTTCACCTTGATGCCCTCGCCTTCCGGTGTGATCTCGAACACGGTGAGCGGGCCCATGATGCCGGGATGGATGGTGAACTTGTCCACGTCGATCTGCGTGAACACGGTGTCCAGGTGCATCATGGCGCGGTTGTTCGGGATGTTGAACGCCAGGATGGTGTCCACCGGCGAGGTTTCGTCCTTAAAGATGTTGTGGGCGATCTCGTCGATAGCGTCGGGCTCGGTGCGCTGGGAGATGCCGATGGCCAGCACATGCTCGTTGATGTTGAGGATATCGCCGCCCTCGATATGGAACGCGCTGTAACGGCTGTAGTACTGCGGCACGTCCTTGAAGTCGGGATGATGCGTGAAGATGTACTCAGCGAAAATGGTCTCGCGGTTGCGAGTGACGGAGTACATGCGGTTGATGGACACACCGTTGCCGATCATCGCGAACGGGTCGCGCGTGAAGTACAGGTTCGGCATGGGGGCCACCACCATCTTGGAGGCCTCGGACACCAGGTCGACCAGGGAGTTGGACTTGTCGGTGTGCAGCTCGGTGAGGTTCACGCCCTCCATGCACTTCAAGACCAGGTCGATGTTCGACTCGTAGTTGTCGTTGAGGTAATCGAAGATGATCTTCTGATAACGCTCGGTGCGAATGCCGGCTTCCTCGATGAACTGCTTGAGGAACTGCTCGCGCAGAGCCGGGTTTGCATCCAGGACCTCAGCCATGAGGTTCTCCAGGTACACGACCTCGACGCCGTTGTCGCGCAGAGCCTGCGCGAAAGCGTCGTGCTCGGCCTGGGCCACCTTCAGGAACGGAATGTCATCGAACAGCAGCTCTTCGAGCGTGTTCGGGGTGAGATTCAGCAGTTCCTTGCCAGGGCGATGCAACAGAACTTTCTTCAAGGGCTTGATCTCGCTCTTGACGTTTACGCCTGCCATAGAACCCTCCTTTATGCTTTATGCATTTTCGGAATTCGGTAATTCGGAACCGCGCGTTGCGCACCGCGCTTCCCAACTGCACGGTCAACTTCTCATGGTTCAAACCAAATTGCAACCTCTATTCGGAAACAAAACGGTACGCTTTTTGCGACCTCGGAAAATGCGGCATTTTTCGGATTGTTTCGAGTCTGTTTCATCACATTTCCTACACTTTTACTTTGCTGAGCTAAAGCGGTTTTATGCACTTGCAAAAATTCTAAAAATGTGAATAAGAGATTTTTATATCCCCCAGCTGAGCAGGGATAATCGCTAGAAATGCATAAAATTGTCAAATAATGCATAACTATTTGCCCGAAATTCTCTCCACAATTCGCTGGAATTAGTGTGGAAATGTTTAGCGACAATAGGTTGTAGGGAAATTCCTATTGGACAGATTCCATTGTTTTGCAGAGGTTAGAAAGGACCATTGCCGAACAACCGCGAAGACTCTGCGACTATCCTGCCCCGCCCCGAGGCGTTTACGGTATAATACCCCTGCTTCAACAAGCGCCCATGGCTCAACGGATAGAGCATCGGACTTCTAATCCGACGGTTGCAGGTTCGAGTCCTGCTGGGCGCGCCAGCATGTACCAGCCGCCTTCTCAGGCGGCTTTTTTATTGCTGCAAGGTCTTGCTGGCGGCTAGGCCGCAGGGTGATTGGGAATGCTCTGAGGCGTTTCGAGGTCAGCTGGTGGGTGAAGGAAATTTGGCGTGCGCTTTCGGCGCTGTTGGATGGATCGAGCGCTACGTTTTCGAATACGATGAGCGATCGCCAGGGACGGGCTTTGACCTATGGGGCTTCGGATGGTATTCGCAGGCGGACGTCAGACATTACTTGCAGCCGTCTGACGTGCATCTTACATACGAGCTGACGCACAAAACAAAAAAGCCAGGACAACTTGTGCCCTGGCCTGCGGTTTTCTTGGAGCGGGTGACGGGAATCGAACCCGCGTTAGAAGCTTGGAAGGCTTCAGTTCTACCATTGAACCACACCCGCAACTGGTCGGGACGACAGGATTCGAACCTGCGACATCCTGCTCCCAAAGCAGGCGCGCTACCAGACTGCGCCACGTCCCGACGTCCAAACAGTTTAATTAGTATACCAGAACTTCTAGCACGTGCCAGACAATTTCGCTCGAAGTTCACGAAGTGCGTTGCCGCGGTGCGAGACGGCGTTCTTCTCCTCGGGTTTCGCCTCCCCGAGCGACCGTTCGAACCCGAACACCTCGGGCAAAAACAGCGGGTCATAGCCGAAGCCGTTTTCACCATGGGCCTCGTGCGCGATGCGGCCCTCTACCGTGCCGCGAGCATCCAC contains:
- the arcA gene encoding arginine deiminase, producing the protein MAGVNVKSEIKPLKKVLLHRPGKELLNLTPNTLEELLFDDIPFLKVAQAEHDAFAQALRDNGVEVVYLENLMAEVLDANPALREQFLKQFIEEAGIRTERYQKIIFDYLNDNYESNIDLVLKCMEGVNLTELHTDKSNSLVDLVSEASKMVVAPMPNLYFTRDPFAMIGNGVSINRMYSVTRNRETIFAEYIFTHHPDFKDVPQYYSRYSAFHIEGGDILNINEHVLAIGISQRTEPDAIDEIAHNIFKDETSPVDTILAFNIPNNRAMMHLDTVFTQIDVDKFTIHPGIMGPLTVFEITPEGEGIKVKETSGTLEEVLEKYVGMPVTLIPCAGGDRIAAEREQWNDGSNTLCIAPGRVVVYERNDVTNALLRKNNIDVIEIPSAELSRGRGGPRCMSMPIWRED
- the arcC gene encoding carbamate kinase, encoding MPYAKGEGPSVVIALGGNALGNTPQEQLELVKNTAKHIVDMVGDGVNVVVSHGNGPQVGMINNAFAYAAANDGKTPEMPFPEAGAMSQGYIGYQLSQAILNDLKARGIMRSTANVITQTVVSPDDPAFQNPTKPVGAFMTEEEAKAKAAETGWTFKEDAGRGWRQVVASPKPQRIVEFDAVKDLMDAGYIVVSTGGGGVPVFETEDGYEGVPAVIDKDRSSAKLAADFGADMLVILTAVEKVCINFNKPDQQELSSMTVAEARKYIEEGQFAPGSMLPKVEACIEYVEAYPQGKALITSLECAAAGLEGKTGTVITA
- the argF gene encoding ornithine carbamoyltransferase, whose amino-acid sequence is MPVSLSGRHFLRLLDFSTEEIEYLLKLSKNFKDMKRAGVPHRYLEGKNIVLLFQKTSTRTRCAFEVGAMDLGMGVTYLDPNSSQMGKKESIEDTARVLGRFYDGIEFRGFAQTDVEDLAANAGVPVWNGLTTEWHPTQMLADVLTMQENFNYDLKGRTVVFMADAANNVARSMMVVCAKLGMNFVACAPETNWPDADLVEECRAIAAENGCTVKLTADVTEGCTGADVIYTDVWVSMGEPDEVWAERIKNLEPYRVTKEVMALAKPEAIFLHCLPSFHDTNTTIGAQKAEQFGITEMEVSDEVFESKQSKVFDEAENRMHTIKAVMYATLS
- the argS gene encoding arginine--tRNA ligase encodes the protein MQIREELENLFAASIAAACEDGSLELAERPAPALERPRDLSNGDWASTVAMRSAKLAHKAPRDIAQIIVDHLPENTMIASTDIAGPGFINIKLAPSAFQAVAARVREQRSDFGKGTLPEGTPHKINLEYVSANPTGPMHVGHGRWATLGDAMARVMRHAGYDVSEEYYINDHGVQMDVFGNSVSVRYMQLLGHDVEMPEKCYGGGYVKDIAQNIIDRDGNKWESVSDEERMAAFREIAYKEMLDLARNTLTNFGTTFDTWFSERSLYVPDESGESAVTRSLAVMNEKGYLYEKDGATWFRSTDFGDDKDRVLLKENGEYTYFMSDVAYHYNKMQRGFEHLIDLWGADHHGYIKRCEAMLAAWGYPGALEVVLGQLVNLFRDGEAVRMSKRTGEMVTFAELIDEVGVDATRFLMLSRSSDQPIDFDIEVAKKKDNSNPVYYVQYAHARICSVLRKAAGEGAEDLSADELAAKVIPADVDLSPLTHESEIALMRKMDDFGELVALAARDRAPFRLTHYAQELAGLFHQFYTNCHIIGEEPAVQNARLALADAARTVLALTLSLIGVSAPERM